One genomic segment of Paraburkholderia phymatum STM815 includes these proteins:
- a CDS encoding GIY-YIG nuclease family protein, with protein MPVYFIAENENEDHESLRVKIGRSRDIRARLRALQTGSPYELKLMGWIDSDNDYLLESRLHEHYASHHARLEWFTLHPGQVLDTLKSHGVCAYIATEGNAFEILSRDRDGVPEYAGAWKWSDVEDADFCPKCGCGCGLQYNDNYASERCLKCGIIYEYEEGGDPDGDY; from the coding sequence ATGCCCGTTTACTTCATCGCTGAAAACGAGAACGAAGATCACGAATCCCTGCGCGTAAAAATTGGTCGTAGCCGGGATATTCGGGCGCGCCTTCGCGCCCTTCAGACGGGCAGCCCCTATGAACTGAAACTGATGGGCTGGATCGACAGCGACAATGATTATCTGCTGGAGTCACGCCTTCATGAACACTACGCCTCACATCATGCTCGCCTCGAATGGTTTACGCTTCATCCCGGGCAGGTTCTCGACACGTTGAAGTCACATGGCGTGTGCGCGTACATTGCGACAGAAGGCAACGCCTTCGAGATCCTGTCTCGCGACAGGGACGGCGTCCCGGAATATGCCGGCGCATGGAAGTGGTCAGACGTTGAAGACGCCGACTTCTGCCCGAAGTGCGGTTGTGGCTGCGGGCTGCAATACAACGACAATTATGCCAGCGAGCGCTGCCTGAAGTGCGGAATCATCTACGAATACGAGGAAGGTGGCGACCCGGATGGCGACTATTGA
- a CDS encoding BON domain-containing protein: protein MNVIRTLALVGGTLIVATSINAWPQTSEPATPSTQSSHTSKQANRALSKNVLHTLSKGGVKTSGINVVAKGGAVVLEGSVPDPAQIDKAGELAKGVQGVTSVKNSLTVKEAGQ from the coding sequence ATGAACGTAATCAGGACACTTGCGCTGGTCGGTGGCACGTTGATCGTTGCCACGTCCATCAATGCATGGCCGCAAACGAGCGAACCAGCCACCCCGTCAACCCAAAGTTCCCACACCAGCAAGCAGGCCAATCGCGCGCTCAGCAAGAACGTGCTTCACACGCTTTCGAAAGGCGGTGTCAAGACGTCGGGAATCAACGTGGTCGCAAAGGGCGGCGCCGTGGTGCTTGAGGGATCGGTTCCGGACCCCGCGCAAATCGACAAGGCGGGAGAGCTGGCGAAGGGAGTGCAGGGCGTGACGTCCGTAAAAAATTCCCTGACGGTCAAGGAGGCAGGGCAATAG
- a CDS encoding Rrf2 family transcriptional regulator: MPATRIPGLPGLNLNRNRCRRCARRLRFWATNAVVVRRVMGRLRDSGLVTSTGGREGGWSVACAAEMITARDVFEALESENVFAIGASADHPHCPVEKAVNAKLSIALDNAQQKLLENPGGTTLEELARTVSKSDP; this comes from the coding sequence ATGCCGGCTACGCGCATACCGGGCCTGCCGGGCCTGAACCTGAATCGGAATCGCTGTCGCCGATGCGCAAGGCGGTTGCGATTCTGGGCCACTAACGCCGTCGTGGTTCGACGCGTGATGGGCAGGTTGCGCGACAGCGGGCTGGTGACATCTACCGGAGGGCGAGAAGGCGGATGGAGTGTCGCATGCGCCGCGGAAATGATCACCGCGCGCGATGTATTCGAGGCACTTGAGAGCGAGAACGTCTTTGCGATCGGAGCGTCGGCCGACCATCCGCATTGTCCCGTCGAGAAGGCCGTCAACGCGAAGCTTTCGATCGCGCTGGATAACGCACAACAGAAGCTTTTAGAGAATCCGGGTGGCACGACACTCGAGGAACTCGCGCGTACTGTATCAAAGTCAGATCCATGA
- a CDS encoding DUF1223 domain-containing protein yields the protein MLPRLLITLIAGAAALLPPHAFADAQRPVVVELFTSEGCSSCPPADRLLSELSDTRTDVLPLAFHVTYWNQLGWKDPFSFAGADARQARYAQQFRGFEYTPEMVVDGKAELVGSDRSAAGTAIEHARSDGVTAATVRATRANGGVSVSIGPGVGRAHVLLIGYDARHVTAVGRGENAGRMLTESNVVRSIVDIGEWSGAALTLHADAVAGEHHVILLEADDGAIVGAASVIQPGEAAAR from the coding sequence ATGTTGCCCCGCCTTCTCATTACCCTTATTGCAGGCGCTGCCGCGCTGCTCCCCCCGCATGCGTTCGCCGACGCACAGCGTCCGGTCGTCGTTGAACTATTCACCTCCGAGGGCTGTTCCTCTTGCCCACCGGCGGATCGCCTGCTTTCCGAGTTGAGCGACACGCGCACCGACGTTCTGCCTCTGGCGTTTCATGTCACATACTGGAATCAGCTCGGCTGGAAAGATCCGTTTTCATTCGCCGGCGCCGATGCGCGTCAAGCCCGGTACGCCCAGCAATTTCGTGGCTTCGAATACACGCCCGAGATGGTTGTCGATGGCAAAGCCGAGCTGGTCGGATCCGATCGCAGTGCAGCCGGCACGGCTATCGAGCACGCCAGGTCTGATGGCGTGACTGCCGCGACTGTGCGCGCTACACGTGCGAACGGCGGCGTTTCGGTATCCATTGGCCCTGGCGTCGGACGCGCGCACGTGCTGCTGATCGGCTACGACGCTCGTCACGTCACGGCGGTCGGCCGCGGCGAGAACGCAGGCCGCATGCTCACTGAATCGAACGTCGTACGCAGCATCGTGGACATAGGTGAGTGGTCCGGCGCGGCGCTAACGTTGCATGCCGATGCCGTCGCCGGCGAACATCATGTCATCCTCCTCGAGGCCGACGACGGCGCGATTGTGGGCGCCGCAAGCGTTATACAACCAGGCGAAGCCGCTGCTCGATGA
- a CDS encoding YkgJ family cysteine cluster protein, with amino-acid sequence MPIHFSCTMCGRCCHDLRLPLAIDEALDWIARGGEVQLFCDAIVWPQEPQQTDLLAQHRKRRSFAAHSGRLPVRVTVTLVAAFDGPCPNLRPDMSCGAYDRRPRVCRIYPAEVNPFLKLDPAAKACPADAWSDAGPVLVHAGQIANADTAALIAQSHEADERDRVAKAHLCALLGYDSAALANEGFAVYAPSRHRLEAALRAARESGAQFDHLQPRSSLPWHIITNRSTSLATLRSIGANARQAEDRFRPAEAPAYLGFFDEDISDSDRRN; translated from the coding sequence ATGCCAATTCACTTTTCATGCACCATGTGCGGCCGTTGCTGCCATGATCTTCGGCTGCCACTCGCCATCGACGAGGCGCTCGACTGGATTGCGCGCGGTGGTGAGGTGCAACTGTTTTGCGACGCGATCGTCTGGCCTCAGGAGCCGCAACAAACCGACCTGCTCGCCCAACACCGAAAGCGCCGCTCATTTGCCGCGCATAGTGGAAGGTTGCCAGTACGTGTAACGGTGACACTGGTGGCCGCGTTCGATGGACCGTGCCCAAACCTCCGCCCAGATATGTCCTGCGGCGCCTACGATCGGCGCCCGCGTGTGTGCCGCATCTATCCAGCCGAGGTCAATCCGTTCCTGAAACTCGACCCGGCCGCGAAGGCCTGTCCTGCCGACGCCTGGTCCGACGCGGGTCCCGTGCTCGTGCACGCGGGGCAGATTGCAAATGCTGACACGGCAGCGCTGATCGCGCAGTCGCATGAAGCCGACGAGCGCGACCGTGTGGCCAAGGCGCATCTGTGTGCGCTGCTCGGGTACGATAGCGCCGCCCTCGCAAACGAAGGTTTCGCGGTCTACGCGCCGTCGCGCCATCGCCTCGAAGCGGCGCTGCGAGCGGCGCGAGAGTCAGGTGCGCAGTTCGACCATCTCCAGCCGCGCTCATCGCTCCCCTGGCACATCATCACGAATCGCTCGACGTCGCTCGCGACGCTGCGATCGATCGGCGCAAACGCTCGACAGGCCGAAGATCGATTTCGCCCGGCAGAGGCCCCGGCATATCTGGGCTTCTTTGACGAGGACATCAGCGATAGCGATCGACGGAATTGA
- a CDS encoding GntR family transcriptional regulator, whose product MYAAIAERLREMILEGELPPGTHIDEKALCEQFDISRTPLREALKTLVTEGHVTHRQHMGFQVAPINRDEIAAIFEVLHGLEETAGRLAATRIDDKQMKALLERHRTMEAYHREGKRTAYYRANQKVHQHIVDVAGNPVLSDLYSSLMSKIHRARGAANADVLRWAESLGEHSEILEALAKRDGACLARLLREHSEHTAAEVMKVLDATSGK is encoded by the coding sequence ATGTACGCGGCCATCGCGGAGCGATTGCGCGAGATGATTCTCGAAGGTGAATTGCCGCCGGGCACGCATATCGACGAAAAAGCACTGTGCGAACAGTTCGACATTTCAAGAACGCCTTTGCGCGAGGCGCTCAAAACGCTGGTGACCGAGGGGCACGTGACCCACCGGCAGCACATGGGTTTTCAGGTTGCGCCGATCAACAGGGACGAGATTGCCGCCATCTTCGAAGTGCTGCATGGACTGGAGGAAACGGCTGGAAGGCTTGCCGCGACGCGCATCGACGATAAGCAGATGAAGGCGCTGCTGGAGCGTCATCGCACCATGGAGGCGTATCACCGCGAGGGCAAACGGACGGCCTACTACCGCGCCAATCAGAAGGTCCATCAGCACATCGTTGATGTTGCCGGCAATCCCGTGCTCTCCGACCTGTACTCATCGTTGATGAGCAAGATCCATCGCGCGCGAGGCGCGGCCAATGCGGATGTGCTGCGCTGGGCCGAGTCTCTAGGCGAACACAGCGAGATACTGGAGGCACTGGCAAAGCGCGATGGAGCATGTCTCGCCCGGTTGCTGCGCGAACACTCGGAGCACACGGCAGCAGAAGTGATGAAAGTGCTGGATGCCACGAGTGGGAAGTAG
- a CDS encoding MFS transporter, with protein sequence MRTVNAAVQAEVRTGVRWRIFLIMLMLISINYIDRASLSVAMPLIAKEFHIAPAMQGLILSSFFWTYALMQIPGGMLADRFKPRIVIACATLFWGFFQGIAAVCTTATALILTRLGLGAAEAPIYPAGGKLNAMWMTRHERGRGATLLDGGAPLGAAFGAVIISGLISEFGSWRTSFVVAGAGTMLAGLFAWYYIRNNPREHPAVNHAEADYLEAALQEEHRSEPVDASGRSLDFFRYRSVWGMFFGWMCFNSVFYGLLTWMPNYLNKVHGFNIQQMGGASFAIFFSGFVGELAGGWIADKWKAAGGSPNRVMRTLFGIAAVAATASIFSVAYVGNPVTVVVLLASTLFFLRWCGLYWCLPSILGTRNKIGFLGGLMNLGGNIGGVLVPIIVGLIVQTTGSYFLALMFFAAAGVGLFVCSTLIDYERKLPV encoded by the coding sequence ATGCGAACCGTAAATGCGGCCGTGCAGGCCGAGGTCCGGACCGGCGTACGCTGGCGAATCTTTCTGATCATGCTGATGCTGATCTCGATCAACTACATAGACCGGGCCTCGCTGTCCGTGGCGATGCCCCTGATAGCAAAGGAGTTCCACATCGCACCTGCCATGCAGGGGCTGATTCTCAGCTCGTTCTTCTGGACCTATGCACTCATGCAGATTCCGGGCGGTATGCTCGCTGACCGTTTCAAGCCGCGCATCGTGATCGCGTGCGCCACGCTGTTTTGGGGCTTTTTCCAGGGCATTGCCGCAGTCTGCACGACGGCCACTGCGCTGATTCTCACCCGTCTGGGTCTGGGCGCTGCAGAGGCGCCGATCTACCCGGCGGGCGGCAAGCTCAACGCGATGTGGATGACGCGGCATGAACGCGGCCGCGGGGCGACGCTGCTTGACGGCGGCGCCCCGCTGGGGGCGGCATTCGGTGCAGTGATCATCTCGGGGTTGATCAGCGAGTTCGGATCCTGGCGCACCTCTTTCGTCGTGGCGGGTGCGGGCACCATGCTGGCCGGCCTGTTTGCCTGGTACTACATTCGCAACAACCCGCGCGAGCATCCGGCCGTGAACCACGCCGAAGCAGATTATCTCGAAGCGGCCCTGCAGGAAGAACATCGCAGCGAGCCCGTCGATGCCAGCGGCCGCAGTCTGGACTTTTTCCGCTATCGCTCGGTGTGGGGCATGTTCTTCGGCTGGATGTGCTTCAACTCGGTGTTCTACGGCTTGCTCACCTGGATGCCGAACTATCTGAACAAGGTACACGGCTTCAATATCCAGCAGATGGGCGGCGCCAGCTTCGCGATTTTCTTCAGCGGGTTCGTGGGCGAACTGGCGGGCGGATGGATCGCCGACAAGTGGAAGGCCGCGGGCGGCTCGCCTAATCGCGTGATGCGCACGCTGTTCGGGATCGCCGCCGTGGCGGCCACAGCGTCGATCTTCTCGGTCGCCTATGTCGGCAACCCGGTGACGGTGGTAGTACTGCTTGCTTCCACGTTGTTCTTCCTGCGCTGGTGTGGTCTGTACTGGTGCCTGCCTTCCATCCTCGGCACACGTAACAAGATCGGCTTTCTCGGCGGTCTGATGAACCTGGGCGGCAATATCGGCGGCGTTCTCGTTCCGATTATCGTTGGGCTGATCGTGCAGACCACCGGCTCATATTTTCTGGCCCTGATGTTTTTCGCTGCTGCAGGCGTAGGCCTGTTCGTCTGTTCGACGCTGATCGACTATGAACGCAAGCTGCCCGTCTGA
- a CDS encoding maleate cis-trans isomerase family protein, with translation MSKRVLLGMLTPSSNTALEPITSAMVAQLPGVSAHFSRFTVTEISLSDRALGQFDTTNIIQAAKLLADAKVDVIAWNGTSSGWLGFETDRRLCREIENATGIPATTSVLALNEILDKTRVKKFGLVTPYLKEVQQKIVANYRESGIDCSSENHLGLKVNFQFSEVTEDTLRAQIREVVKERPEAIVTFCTNLHAAHLASEVERHHGIPLYDTISTVVWKSLKLAGYDTTRLAGWGRLFAEVA, from the coding sequence ATGAGCAAACGCGTCCTGCTCGGCATGCTTACCCCGTCGTCCAACACCGCACTCGAACCGATCACGAGTGCGATGGTGGCCCAATTGCCCGGTGTCAGCGCCCATTTCTCCCGATTTACAGTCACGGAAATCTCGCTGTCCGACCGTGCTCTCGGCCAATTCGACACGACTAACATCATTCAGGCAGCGAAGCTGCTGGCCGACGCCAAGGTCGATGTGATCGCGTGGAACGGCACGTCATCGGGCTGGCTCGGTTTCGAGACCGACCGCCGCCTGTGCCGCGAGATCGAGAACGCGACCGGCATCCCCGCCACTACGTCGGTGCTGGCACTGAACGAAATCCTGGACAAGACCCGTGTGAAGAAATTCGGTCTGGTCACGCCGTACCTCAAAGAGGTCCAGCAGAAGATCGTCGCCAATTACCGCGAGAGCGGTATCGACTGCTCGTCCGAAAACCATCTGGGGCTGAAGGTGAACTTCCAGTTTTCCGAGGTCACCGAAGACACGCTGCGCGCCCAGATTCGCGAAGTCGTGAAGGAAAGGCCGGAGGCGATCGTCACCTTCTGCACGAACCTGCATGCGGCGCATCTGGCTTCAGAAGTGGAGCGGCATCACGGCATCCCGCTCTACGATACGATCTCCACCGTGGTGTGGAAGTCGCTGAAGCTCGCCGGCTACGATACGACCCGGCTCGCGGGTTGGGGTCGCCTGTTTGCCGAAGTTGCCTGA
- the hydA gene encoding dihydropyrimidinase, producing the protein MTIVYDLVIRNADVVTASERFNCDIGVKDGIVVALGRDLDAGTREIDATGLLTLPGGIDAHCHLDQPLPDGLKMADDFLSGTRAAVCGGTTTVIPFAAQAKGQSLKAAVADYHRRADGRAVTDYAFHLIVSDPTPEVLERELPELIAAGYTSFKVYMTYDDLKLSDREILEVMDVARRNQALVMVHAENSDCIAWLTDKLTEAGKYAPMYHALSRPAVVEREATHRAIAFSELVDVPILIVHVSGQDAIEQIEWAQQRGLNIYAETCPQYLYLTAEDLGHEDGYHGAKCVCSPPPRDTFSQKAVWSALKRGVFSVFSSDHAPFSFDDPQGKKPGGKEVSFEHIPNGIPGIETRLALLFDGVSRGKLSLHKFVELTSLNPAKLYGLYPRKGTIAVGADADIVLWDPHRQVAITNDELHHNVDYTPYEGRTVQGWPTHCVSRGEVLVESGRYLEPEAGRGRFLAAGKPQYIDL; encoded by the coding sequence ATGACAATCGTGTACGACCTGGTGATCCGCAATGCCGACGTGGTGACCGCGTCCGAGCGCTTTAACTGTGATATCGGCGTGAAGGACGGCATCGTCGTTGCGCTGGGCCGCGATCTTGACGCAGGCACGCGCGAGATCGACGCTACGGGCCTGCTAACGTTGCCCGGCGGCATCGACGCACATTGCCACCTCGATCAGCCCTTGCCTGACGGGCTCAAGATGGCGGACGACTTCCTGAGTGGCACACGCGCCGCGGTGTGCGGCGGCACGACGACGGTGATCCCGTTTGCCGCACAGGCAAAAGGGCAATCCCTCAAAGCCGCGGTGGCCGACTACCACCGCCGCGCCGACGGCCGCGCGGTCACGGACTACGCATTCCACCTGATCGTCTCGGATCCGACGCCCGAGGTGCTCGAACGCGAGTTGCCCGAACTGATCGCGGCTGGCTACACGTCTTTCAAGGTCTACATGACCTACGACGATCTCAAGCTCAGCGACCGCGAGATCCTCGAGGTGATGGACGTTGCGCGCCGCAACCAGGCGCTCGTCATGGTGCATGCAGAGAACTCCGACTGCATCGCGTGGCTGACCGACAAGCTTACGGAGGCCGGAAAGTACGCGCCCATGTATCACGCGCTGTCGCGCCCGGCCGTGGTCGAGCGAGAGGCGACCCATCGTGCGATTGCCTTCTCCGAACTCGTCGATGTGCCGATCCTGATCGTCCATGTATCGGGCCAGGATGCAATCGAGCAGATCGAATGGGCGCAGCAACGCGGCCTGAACATCTACGCGGAAACTTGTCCGCAGTACCTGTATCTGACGGCCGAAGACCTCGGGCATGAGGACGGCTATCACGGCGCGAAGTGCGTTTGCAGTCCGCCACCGCGCGACACGTTCAGCCAGAAGGCTGTGTGGAGCGCGCTAAAGCGCGGCGTCTTCAGCGTGTTCTCGTCCGACCACGCGCCGTTCTCATTCGACGACCCGCAGGGCAAGAAGCCCGGCGGCAAAGAAGTCTCTTTTGAACATATTCCGAACGGTATCCCAGGCATCGAAACCCGGCTGGCGCTCCTGTTCGATGGCGTGAGCCGCGGCAAGCTGTCGCTGCATAAATTCGTGGAACTGACGTCACTGAACCCCGCGAAGCTGTACGGCCTTTATCCCCGCAAGGGGACGATCGCGGTCGGCGCAGACGCCGACATCGTGCTGTGGGACCCACACAGGCAAGTTGCCATCACGAACGACGAACTGCACCACAACGTCGACTACACGCCGTACGAAGGCCGAACTGTCCAGGGTTGGCCGACGCATTGTGTGTCACGCGGCGAAGTGTTGGTCGAGAGTGGCCGGTATCTCGAGCCAGAAGCGGGCCGGGGCCGCTTTCTCGCTGCTGGCAAGCCACAGTACATCGACCTCTGA